Proteins found in one Erythrobacter sp. 3-20A1M genomic segment:
- the rplS gene encoding 50S ribosomal protein L19: protein MNLIQQLEAEAIANLGKDIPDFRPGDTLRVGVRVVEGTRERVQNFEGVCIARSNRAMGSNFTVRKISFGEGVERVFPLYSPIIDSVTVVRRGVVRRAKLYYLRGRTGKRARIAERRDNRPVDA, encoded by the coding sequence ATGAACCTGATTCAGCAACTCGAAGCCGAGGCGATCGCCAATCTCGGCAAGGATATTCCGGATTTCCGCCCCGGCGATACGCTGCGCGTCGGCGTACGCGTGGTCGAGGGCACCCGTGAGCGCGTGCAGAACTTCGAAGGCGTGTGCATCGCGCGTTCGAACCGCGCGATGGGCAGCAATTTCACCGTCCGCAAGATCAGCTTCGGCGAAGGTGTGGAGCGCGTCTTCCCGCTCTATTCGCCGATCATCGACAGCGTCACCGTGGTCCGCCGCGGCGTTGTGCGCCGGGCGAAGCTGTATTATCTGCGCGGCCGCACCGGCAAGCGCGCCCGCATTGCGGAGCGCCGCGACAACCGGCCGGTCGACGCGTAA
- the trmD gene encoding tRNA (guanosine(37)-N1)-methyltransferase TrmD — translation MTFAATVLTLYPEMFPGPLGVSLAGRALSEGAWSLDTVQIRDFATDRHRTVDDTPAGGGAGMVLKPDILAAAIDHAREKQPAAPVLAMTPRGTPITQARIRDLAAGPGVTVLCGRFEGFDERIFAGRDVEEVSLADIVLSGGEPAALAILDACIRLLPGVMGAASSGIEESFEEGLLEYPHYTRPPEWEGRTIPEVLRSGDHAKIAAWRKQRSEDDTRLRRPDLWERRGGARAQSASGARHEDRDQGQ, via the coding sequence ATGACCTTCGCCGCCACCGTCCTGACGCTTTATCCCGAGATGTTTCCCGGGCCGCTCGGTGTTTCGCTGGCGGGGCGGGCGCTGAGCGAAGGCGCATGGTCCCTCGATACCGTGCAGATCCGCGATTTTGCCACCGACCGGCACCGTACGGTGGACGATACCCCGGCGGGTGGCGGAGCGGGGATGGTGCTCAAGCCCGACATTCTCGCCGCTGCGATCGACCATGCGCGCGAGAAGCAGCCCGCCGCGCCGGTGCTCGCGATGACGCCGCGCGGGACTCCGATCACGCAGGCGCGTATCCGGGACCTGGCGGCGGGGCCGGGGGTGACGGTGCTATGCGGCCGGTTCGAGGGGTTCGACGAGCGGATTTTCGCCGGGCGGGACGTCGAGGAGGTTAGCCTTGCCGACATCGTGCTGTCCGGCGGCGAACCGGCGGCGCTCGCCATACTCGACGCTTGCATTCGCCTGCTTCCCGGCGTAATGGGCGCGGCTTCAAGCGGTATCGAGGAATCCTTCGAGGAAGGGCTGCTCGAATATCCGCACTACACCCGACCTCCGGAATGGGAAGGGCGCACGATCCCCGAAGTGCTGCGATCGGGGGATCATGCGAAGATCGCGGCGTGGCGCAAGCAACGCAGCGAGGACGATACACGGTTACGCAGGCCGGACCTTTGGGAGCGCCGCGGTGGCGCTCGGGCCCAGTCTGCCTCTGGCGCGCGGCATGAAGATAGGGACCAGGGTCAATGA
- a CDS encoding NAD(P)/FAD-dependent oxidoreductase yields the protein MDDCIIIGAGPAGLTAAIYLARFYLKVRLFDCGTSRAALIPRTHNHAGYPDGITGTDLLDRMRRQAARFGAVREERRVTALAREDGHFRIETERESFAARSVLLATGVFNRHPPGMDDTLHDEALARGLLRYCPICDGYEVTDKRVGVIGTGDHGTREALFLRGYTADVTLVAPDVDHELDEECQAELAEAGIETHDGPCGEYRIEGDRLAVETADGWLQFDSVYPALGSHIRSELAVNLGAEATEEGCLTVDDHLETTVPGLFAAGDVVLGLDQISHAMGQAGVAATTIRNHLAQERPLRR from the coding sequence ATGGACGATTGCATCATCATCGGGGCGGGACCGGCGGGGCTGACTGCGGCGATCTATCTCGCGCGGTTCTATCTCAAGGTCCGGCTGTTCGATTGCGGCACCAGCCGGGCGGCGCTGATCCCGCGCACGCACAACCATGCGGGCTATCCCGATGGGATTACGGGTACCGACCTGCTCGACCGCATGCGCAGGCAGGCCGCCCGCTTCGGCGCGGTACGAGAGGAACGGCGGGTCACCGCGCTGGCCCGCGAGGACGGGCATTTCCGGATCGAGACCGAACGGGAGAGCTTCGCCGCGCGCTCCGTGTTGCTCGCGACCGGCGTGTTCAACCGCCACCCGCCCGGCATGGACGACACCTTGCACGACGAGGCGCTGGCGCGCGGCCTGCTGCGCTATTGCCCCATCTGCGACGGCTACGAGGTCACCGACAAGCGCGTGGGCGTGATCGGCACCGGCGACCATGGCACGCGCGAGGCGCTGTTCCTGCGCGGCTATACCGCCGACGTGACGCTGGTCGCGCCCGATGTAGATCACGAGCTGGACGAGGAATGCCAGGCCGAACTCGCCGAAGCCGGAATTGAAACACACGACGGCCCATGCGGCGAATATCGGATCGAGGGCGACAGGCTCGCGGTCGAAACCGCCGACGGCTGGCTGCAATTCGACAGCGTCTATCCCGCGCTCGGCTCCCACATCCGTTCCGAACTGGCGGTAAATCTCGGCGCGGAGGCAACGGAAGAGGGCTGCCTGACGGTCGACGACCATCTGGAAACCACGGTGCCCGGCCTGTTCGCTGCGGGCGACGTGGTGCTCGGGCTCGATCAGATCAGCCACGCGATGGGGCAGGCCGGAGTCGCCGCGACGACGATCCGCAACCATCTGGCGCAGGAACGGCCCCTGCGGCGCTGA
- a CDS encoding oxidoreductase, which produces MTDRPLDPAAAGTWQLGDRTVKRMGYGAMQLAGEGVFGPPRDREEALAVLREAVELGVDHIDTSDFYGPHITNRLICEALHPYPNDLTIVTKLGARRDEEGQWLPWNDPDALEQGLRDNLEHLGLEAMEVVNVRIMGSGDGGVVPTGESVARFVEPVARLREQGLVRHVGISTVTRGQVEEARTICPIVCVQNAYNLANRGDDALIDWLADEDIAYVPYFPLGGFSPLQSETLDAVAKDLDASPFQVALAWLLQRSDNILVIPGTSSRAHLRENIAAASLDLPEDALERLNGIAD; this is translated from the coding sequence ATGACCGATCGCCCTCTCGACCCCGCCGCCGCCGGAACGTGGCAATTGGGCGACCGCACCGTGAAACGCATGGGCTACGGCGCGATGCAACTCGCAGGCGAAGGCGTATTCGGGCCGCCCAGGGATCGCGAAGAGGCGCTGGCCGTGCTGCGCGAAGCGGTCGAACTCGGCGTGGATCATATCGACACCAGCGACTTCTACGGTCCGCACATAACCAACCGGCTGATCTGCGAGGCGCTGCATCCCTACCCCAATGATTTGACCATCGTGACCAAACTCGGCGCACGGCGCGACGAAGAGGGGCAGTGGCTCCCCTGGAACGATCCCGATGCGCTCGAACAGGGCCTACGCGACAATCTGGAACATCTTGGTCTGGAGGCGATGGAAGTCGTGAACGTGCGGATCATGGGCAGCGGCGATGGCGGCGTCGTCCCGACCGGCGAGAGTGTCGCGCGCTTCGTCGAACCGGTGGCGCGGCTTCGCGAACAAGGGCTGGTGCGGCATGTCGGCATCAGCACGGTGACCCGAGGACAGGTCGAGGAAGCCCGAACCATCTGTCCCATCGTTTGCGTCCAGAACGCCTACAACCTCGCTAATCGCGGCGACGATGCGCTGATCGACTGGCTGGCCGATGAGGATATCGCCTACGTGCCCTACTTCCCGCTGGGCGGGTTCAGTCCGCTGCAGTCGGAGACGCTGGACGCGGTGGCGAAGGACCTCGACGCCTCGCCATTCCAGGTCGCACTCGCCTGGCTGCTCCAGCGGTCGGACAATATCCTCGTCATCCCCGGCACCTCCTCGCGCGCGCATTTGCGCGAGAACATCGCGGCGGCGTCGCTGGACCTGCCCGAGGACGCGCTGGAGCGGCTGAACGGGATCGCGGACTAG
- the rimM gene encoding ribosome maturation factor RimM (Essential for efficient processing of 16S rRNA) has protein sequence MTRPARPPSNPTDGREGNSPGRAVTLAAVTGAHGVTGEVRLKLFGEDGVASLKPHKRFNDGTLTLAKVRDDGKGGAIARFAEIADRNAAEALRGTVLTVPRETLPPLEEGEFYHADLIGLSVVTDAGDPIGTVADVVNYGATDIIEIARPDAKPLLVPLIDAAVPEWNGERLVVTAAFVED, from the coding sequence ATGACACGCCCCGCCAGGCCCCCCTCCAACCCCACCGACGGGCGCGAGGGGAATTCTCCTGGCCGCGCCGTCACGCTCGCGGCCGTTACCGGCGCGCACGGCGTGACGGGCGAGGTCCGGCTGAAGCTGTTCGGCGAGGACGGCGTCGCATCGCTGAAGCCGCATAAGCGGTTCAACGACGGCACGCTGACCCTTGCGAAAGTGCGCGACGACGGGAAGGGCGGGGCCATCGCCCGGTTCGCCGAGATCGCCGATCGCAATGCCGCCGAAGCGCTGCGGGGCACGGTGCTTACCGTGCCGCGGGAAACCCTCCCGCCGCTCGAAGAGGGCGAGTTCTACCATGCCGACCTGATCGGCCTGTCCGTGGTGACCGATGCGGGCGACCCGATCGGCACGGTCGCCGACGTGGTGAATTACGGCGCGACCGACATCATCGAGATCGCGCGCCCCGATGCGAAGCCTCTGCTGGTGCCGCTGATCGACGCCGCCGTGCCGGAGTGGAACGGCGAACGGCTGGTGGTGACCGCCGCTTTTGTCGAGGACTAG
- the rpsP gene encoding 30S ribosomal protein S16 gives MAISLRLSRGGAKKRPYYRIVAADSRKPRDGAYLEQIGTYNPLLAKDDEKRVQLNEDRARYWLGVGAQPSDRVARFLDAAGVKERTARNNPNKAEPGEKAKERAEEKATKAAEAEEARKAAEEEANAPAEEAAAEEAPAAQEGAAEETAATADEGEKAEG, from the coding sequence ATGGCAATTTCCCTCCGTCTCTCCCGTGGTGGCGCGAAGAAGCGTCCCTATTACCGCATCGTCGCCGCCGACAGCCGCAAGCCGCGTGACGGCGCCTATCTGGAACAGATCGGCACCTACAACCCGCTGCTGGCGAAGGACGACGAGAAGCGCGTCCAGCTGAACGAGGACCGCGCGCGTTACTGGCTGGGCGTCGGCGCGCAGCCGAGCGACCGCGTCGCCCGCTTCCTCGACGCCGCCGGCGTGAAAGAGCGCACCGCGCGCAACAACCCGAACAAGGCCGAGCCGGGCGAGAAGGCCAAGGAACGTGCCGAGGAGAAGGCCACGAAGGCTGCCGAGGCCGAGGAAGCGCGCAAGGCCGCCGAGGAAGAAGCCAACGCTCCGGCCGAGGAAGCGGCCGCCGAGGAGGCTCCTGCCGCCCAGGAAGGCGCTGCGGAAGAAACCGCGGCGACTGCAGACGAAGGCGAGAAGGCCGAGGGCTGA
- the ffh gene encoding signal recognition particle protein, producing MFEALSDRLTGTFDRLRGRGALREQDVRDAMREVRVALLEADVALPVARQFIDRVTEKAVGQDVLRSVTPGQQVVKIVSDELVEMLGGEGHEDINLAARPPVVVMMVGLQGSGKTTTTAKLARYLREKHGKRALMASLDVNRPAAQEQLAVLGTQVDVATLPIVEGQQPVDIARRAMEAARLQNADVLMLDTAGRLHVDEALMAEMKAVAGVSTPTEVLLVVDSLTGQDAVNVAQSFSDEVPLTGVILTRMDGDARGGAALSMRAVTGKPIKFAGTGEKLDALEAFHPKRVADRILGMGDVVSLVEKAAATIKEEDAEALAKRMSKGQFDLNDLRMQLAQMQKMGGLGMLAGMMPGMKKAKAAMAASGMDDKVLVHMDAIIGSMTGKERANPALMNAKRKKRVAAGSGVQVQDVNKLLKMHQEMARAMKQIKKMGGLKGLAAMFGGGGGMGGAGGPGGMGGGGMPGLPGGAGGQDAMSADLANLLNKSKK from the coding sequence ATGTTTGAAGCGCTGTCCGATCGCCTGACCGGCACTTTCGACCGCCTCCGCGGGCGTGGTGCCCTGCGCGAACAGGATGTGCGCGACGCGATGCGCGAGGTGCGGGTCGCGCTGCTGGAAGCGGACGTGGCGCTGCCCGTCGCGCGCCAGTTCATCGACCGCGTCACCGAGAAGGCGGTGGGCCAGGACGTGCTGCGCTCGGTCACCCCGGGCCAGCAGGTGGTCAAGATCGTCAGCGACGAGCTGGTCGAGATGCTGGGCGGGGAAGGGCATGAGGATATCAACCTCGCCGCGCGCCCGCCGGTCGTCGTGATGATGGTCGGCCTGCAGGGTTCGGGCAAGACCACCACAACCGCGAAGCTGGCACGCTATCTGCGCGAGAAGCACGGCAAGCGCGCGCTCATGGCCTCGCTCGACGTCAATCGCCCGGCGGCGCAGGAACAGCTGGCGGTGCTCGGCACGCAGGTCGATGTCGCGACGCTGCCGATCGTCGAGGGCCAGCAGCCGGTCGATATCGCGCGCCGCGCGATGGAGGCGGCGCGGTTGCAGAACGCCGATGTGCTGATGCTCGACACCGCGGGCCGCCTGCATGTCGACGAAGCGCTGATGGCCGAGATGAAGGCGGTGGCCGGGGTTTCGACCCCGACCGAAGTGCTGCTGGTGGTCGACAGCCTGACCGGGCAGGACGCGGTCAACGTCGCGCAGAGCTTCTCCGACGAGGTGCCGCTGACCGGCGTGATCCTGACCCGGATGGATGGCGATGCACGCGGCGGCGCGGCCCTCTCCATGCGCGCGGTCACGGGCAAGCCGATCAAGTTCGCGGGCACGGGCGAGAAGCTCGACGCGCTGGAGGCGTTTCACCCTAAGCGGGTCGCCGACCGGATCCTGGGCATGGGCGACGTCGTCAGTCTGGTCGAAAAGGCCGCGGCGACGATCAAGGAAGAAGACGCCGAAGCGCTCGCCAAGCGCATGTCGAAGGGGCAGTTCGACCTCAACGATTTGCGCATGCAGCTGGCCCAGATGCAGAAGATGGGCGGCCTCGGCATGCTGGCCGGCATGATGCCGGGCATGAAGAAGGCCAAGGCGGCGATGGCGGCGAGCGGGATGGACGACAAGGTGCTCGTCCACATGGACGCGATCATCGGCTCCATGACCGGCAAGGAACGCGCGAACCCCGCGCTGATGAATGCGAAGCGCAAGAAGCGCGTCGCGGCGGGTTCCGGCGTGCAGGTGCAGGACGTCAACAAGCTGCTGAAGATGCACCAGGAAATGGCGCGCGCGATGAAGCAGATCAAGAAGATGGGCGGGCTCAAGGGCCTCGCCGCAATGTTCGGCGGTGGCGGCGGCATGGGTGGTGCCGGCGGCCCCGGAGGAATGGGTGGCGGCGGAATGCCCGGCCTGCCCGGCGGCGCTGGGGGCCAGGACGCGATGTCGGCTGACCTCGCCAATCTGCTCAACAAATCCAAGAAATGA
- a CDS encoding TIGR02300 family protein yields MAKPEWGTKRSCPKCGTRFYDLGKDDPVTCIECGEEWDPEPVLKSKQPIPFEEDEKKKKDAEADSDLADDDLEDIDEDDDSPDNEVDLGGDDDLGVSKGKGDDEGDDET; encoded by the coding sequence ATGGCAAAGCCGGAATGGGGCACGAAGCGTAGCTGCCCCAAATGCGGAACGCGTTTCTACGACCTGGGCAAGGACGATCCCGTCACCTGCATCGAATGCGGTGAGGAATGGGATCCCGAGCCCGTGCTGAAGTCGAAGCAGCCGATCCCGTTCGAGGAAGACGAGAAGAAGAAGAAGGACGCGGAGGCCGATTCCGATCTGGCCGACGACGATCTGGAAGACATCGACGAGGACGACGATTCGCCCGACAACGAAGTCGATCTGGGCGGCGACGACGATCTCGGCGTGTCGAAGGGCAAGGGCGACGACGAAGGCGACGACGAAACCTGA
- the aroA gene encoding 3-phosphoshikimate 1-carboxyvinyltransferase → MHAAPLPRRFAPSNPLTGRIRVPGDKSISHRSLMFGALAIGETRVTGLLEGEDVLATAAALRAMGAQVERGEDGTWSIRGVGVGGLLQPRTAIEMGNSGTSTRLLMGLIASHGITATFTGDASLSKRPMNRVIEPLSRMGAQFHGAPGGTLPLTMEGMTPAIPIEYRLPVASAQVKSAVLLAGLNTPGITGVIEPVPTRDHTERMLKGFGAAIEVEETGGERTIRLTGEADLSPQTIEVPGDPSSAAFFIVAATLVEGSDLTIENVGLNPTRAGLIAVLREMGADIEELDRRDVGGEPVADLRVRHAALTGIEVDPALAPSMIDEFPVLFVAAALARGTTRTTGLEELRVKESDRLTAMATALAAIGARVEETPDGLVIEGTGGEPLPGGGPVATHLDHRIAMSMAVAGLASRQGVEVDDTRPIATSFPSFEALLAEASA, encoded by the coding sequence ATGCACGCCGCCCCCCTGCCCCGCCGCTTCGCCCCTTCCAATCCGCTGACCGGGCGCATCCGCGTGCCGGGCGACAAGTCGATCAGCCACCGCTCGCTGATGTTCGGGGCGCTCGCGATCGGAGAGACGCGCGTGACCGGCCTGCTGGAGGGGGAGGACGTGCTCGCCACCGCCGCCGCGCTGCGTGCCATGGGCGCGCAGGTGGAGCGCGGTGAGGACGGCACCTGGTCGATCCGCGGCGTGGGCGTCGGCGGCCTGCTGCAACCGCGCACCGCGATCGAGATGGGCAATAGCGGGACGTCGACCCGGCTGCTGATGGGCCTGATCGCCAGCCACGGCATTACCGCGACTTTCACCGGCGATGCCAGCCTGTCGAAGCGACCGATGAACCGCGTGATAGAGCCGCTTTCGCGCATGGGTGCGCAGTTCCACGGCGCGCCCGGCGGAACGCTGCCTCTGACGATGGAGGGCATGACCCCCGCCATCCCGATCGAATACCGCCTGCCCGTCGCATCGGCGCAGGTGAAGAGTGCGGTGCTGCTCGCAGGGCTCAACACGCCGGGTATCACCGGCGTGATCGAGCCGGTGCCGACGCGCGACCACACCGAGCGGATGCTGAAAGGCTTCGGCGCGGCGATCGAGGTCGAGGAAACGGGGGGCGAGCGCACGATCCGGCTGACCGGAGAAGCGGATCTTTCACCGCAGACGATCGAGGTGCCGGGCGACCCCTCCTCCGCCGCGTTCTTCATCGTCGCCGCGACGCTGGTCGAGGGAAGCGACCTGACGATCGAAAATGTCGGCCTCAATCCCACGCGCGCCGGCCTGATCGCGGTCCTGCGCGAGATGGGAGCCGATATCGAGGAGCTCGACCGGCGCGACGTCGGCGGGGAGCCGGTCGCCGACCTGCGCGTGCGCCACGCGGCGCTGACGGGGATCGAGGTCGACCCCGCCCTCGCCCCCAGCATGATCGACGAATTTCCCGTGCTGTTCGTCGCCGCCGCGCTGGCGCGGGGCACCACCCGCACCACCGGGCTGGAGGAACTGCGGGTGAAGGAAAGCGACCGCCTGACCGCCATGGCCACCGCGCTGGCGGCCATCGGCGCGCGGGTGGAGGAAACGCCGGACGGCCTCGTCATAGAGGGGACCGGCGGCGAGCCTCTGCCCGGCGGCGGCCCCGTCGCCACCCATCTCGACCACCGCATCGCCATGAGCATGGCGGTCGCGGGGCTTGCCAGCCGCCAAGGGGTGGAGGTGGACGACACCCGCCCGATCGCAACCAGCTTCCCGAGTTTCGAGGCGCTGCTGGCCGAGGCATCGGCATGA
- a CDS encoding permease → MTNLDIYTIVGFAGMACIIAAYAYLTWQPKPNPFVLHGTNLAGAALLTVSLLVHTNWPSLVLEGFWAAIAIYGLVKAIRTGRKGQEREA, encoded by the coding sequence ATGACCAACCTCGACATCTACACGATCGTCGGCTTTGCCGGGATGGCCTGCATCATCGCCGCCTATGCCTATCTGACCTGGCAGCCGAAGCCGAACCCGTTCGTGCTGCACGGCACCAATCTGGCAGGCGCGGCGCTGCTCACCGTATCGCTGCTGGTCCACACCAACTGGCCGTCGCTGGTGCTGGAGGGCTTCTGGGCCGCGATCGCGATCTACGGCCTGGTCAAGGCGATCCGCACCGGGCGCAAGGGGCAGGAGCGCGAGGCATGA
- a CDS encoding d(CMP) kinase, whose amino-acid sequence MIIAVDGPTASGKGTIAKALAAHFGLPHLDTGLLYRAVGWQVFLEGGNPDDGGDALAACGFPDGLLADPELRTERVGGLASRVSIHTGVRQALFERQRSFATQEGGAVLDGRDIGTVIAPDAEVKLFITASTQARAERRWAEMRGRGQDVSLEDIVADLEARDRRDRSRAVAPLAPAPDAQVIDTTALDRDQAIRFTIEAVETAIRGE is encoded by the coding sequence ATGATCATCGCCGTCGACGGACCGACCGCCAGTGGCAAGGGCACCATCGCCAAGGCACTGGCCGCGCATTTCGGGCTGCCGCATCTCGACACCGGCCTGCTCTACCGCGCGGTGGGCTGGCAGGTCTTCCTCGAAGGTGGCAACCCGGACGACGGGGGCGACGCGCTGGCCGCGTGCGGCTTCCCCGATGGGCTGCTGGCCGACCCCGAATTGCGGACCGAGCGGGTCGGCGGTCTCGCCAGCCGCGTCTCGATCCATACCGGCGTTCGCCAGGCGCTGTTCGAGCGCCAGCGCAGCTTCGCCACGCAGGAAGGCGGCGCGGTGCTCGACGGGCGCGATATCGGCACCGTTATCGCGCCAGATGCCGAGGTGAAGCTGTTCATCACCGCCAGCACGCAGGCGCGCGCGGAGCGCCGCTGGGCCGAGATGCGCGGGCGCGGGCAGGACGTCTCGCTGGAGGACATCGTCGCCGATCTGGAGGCGCGCGACCGGCGCGACCGCAGCCGCGCCGTCGCCCCGCTGGCCCCCGCGCCCGACGCGCAGGTGATCGACACCACCGCGCTCGACCGCGATCAGGCGATCCGCTTCACCATCGAGGCGGTCGAAACCGCGATCCGCGGCGAGTGA
- a CDS encoding DUF2238 domain-containing protein, translated as MTTARGPSSRRLWLLTAVWAVALIWSGWAPYDRATWWMKVAPALIALPVLWTTRRRFPLTTLALVLIGLHGLVLMLGGAYTYARVPAGFAVQDSLGLARNPYDRFGHLMQGFVPAIVFRELLLRLSALGRGTLLTVLVLACCLAVSASYELIEFGAAMALGQGADEFLGTQGDPWDTQWDMLMCLVGAAAALLFLSRPHDRQLARLT; from the coding sequence GTGACGACGGCGAGAGGCCCCTCGTCCAGACGATTGTGGCTCCTCACCGCGGTATGGGCCGTCGCGCTGATCTGGTCCGGATGGGCGCCCTACGACCGGGCGACATGGTGGATGAAGGTCGCGCCGGCGCTGATCGCGCTCCCGGTCCTGTGGACCACGCGGCGGCGCTTCCCGCTCACGACGCTAGCACTGGTGCTGATCGGCCTGCACGGCCTCGTCCTGATGCTCGGCGGAGCCTACACCTACGCGCGCGTTCCGGCAGGTTTCGCGGTGCAGGACTCGCTGGGCCTCGCGCGCAATCCCTACGACCGGTTCGGCCACCTGATGCAGGGCTTCGTCCCCGCCATCGTCTTTCGCGAATTGCTGCTGCGCCTTAGCGCGCTGGGCCGCGGAACCCTGCTCACCGTGCTCGTGCTCGCCTGCTGCCTCGCGGTCAGCGCCTCCTACGAACTGATAGAGTTCGGTGCGGCCATGGCACTAGGCCAAGGCGCGGACGAGTTCCTCGGGACGCAGGGCGACCCGTGGGATACCCAGTGGGACATGCTGATGTGCCTGGTCGGCGCGGCGGCGGCCCTGCTGTTCCTGTCGCGCCCGCATGACCGGCAATTGGCGCGGCTGACCTGA
- a CDS encoding EAL domain-containing protein yields the protein MAFQPIVDCETGAPFAYEALVRGADGASAHSVLSRVHADNRYAFDQKCRVAAIEGAVAAGIMDTDAKLSINFLPNAVYSPLACIQLTLKTARACGFPTDRLIFEFTEDEHMADTDHVKLIIETYQNMGFGTAIDDFGAGYAGLGLLAGIQTDYLKLDMELVRGIDASRPRRLIVEGVVRMARSLGIAVIAEGIETAAEYETLRVLGVRYLQGYHFARPGFRELPAIGPVESYAAVA from the coding sequence ATGGCGTTCCAGCCCATCGTCGATTGCGAAACCGGTGCGCCTTTCGCGTACGAGGCGCTGGTTCGCGGGGCCGACGGGGCAAGCGCGCACAGCGTCCTCTCCCGCGTTCATGCCGACAACCGCTACGCCTTCGACCAGAAATGCCGCGTCGCCGCGATCGAAGGTGCGGTGGCCGCTGGCATTATGGACACGGATGCGAAGCTTTCGATCAATTTCCTGCCCAATGCGGTCTATTCGCCGCTTGCCTGTATCCAGCTGACGCTGAAGACCGCCCGCGCTTGCGGCTTCCCCACGGATCGGCTGATTTTCGAATTCACCGAGGACGAGCACATGGCCGACACCGACCATGTGAAGCTGATCATCGAGACGTACCAGAACATGGGCTTCGGTACCGCGATCGACGATTTCGGCGCGGGCTATGCGGGGCTGGGCCTGCTCGCGGGCATCCAGACCGACTACCTGAAGCTCGATATGGAACTGGTGCGCGGTATCGATGCCTCGCGCCCGCGCCGCCTGATCGTGGAAGGCGTGGTGCGCATGGCGCGCTCGCTGGGCATCGCGGTGATCGCCGAGGGGATCGAGACGGCCGCAGAATACGAGACGCTGCGGGTGCTGGGCGTGCGCTATCTGCAGGGCTATCACTTCGCCCGCCCGGGTTTTCGCGAATTGCCCGCGATCGGCCCTGTGGAAAGCTACGCCGCCGTCGCCTGA